The proteins below come from a single uncultured Carboxylicivirga sp. genomic window:
- the lspA gene encoding signal peptidase II, which produces MKKKILKYLLLIIIMVSGCSVDLKTKEIAKNTIIDQPQVVINNAFDLHYVENHAIAFGFMGSIKPSIRIPLIFVLTISASLLAFFMIWKIREQSFRILLPFFVIISGAYGNIIDRMLNGYVTDFFHVQYAYQYNFPVFNVADVLVNIGVILILLQWKRFKPLFDSIGTK; this is translated from the coding sequence ATGAAGAAAAAAATATTAAAGTACCTTCTGCTAATCATTATTATGGTGTCGGGCTGTTCAGTCGATTTAAAAACCAAAGAAATTGCTAAAAACACAATTATAGATCAACCTCAGGTTGTTATCAATAATGCTTTTGATTTGCACTATGTCGAAAACCATGCCATTGCATTTGGTTTTATGGGGAGTATAAAACCTTCGATTCGAATTCCGCTTATTTTTGTTTTGACCATATCGGCTTCACTGTTGGCTTTTTTTATGATATGGAAAATCAGAGAACAATCCTTTAGGATTTTGCTACCTTTTTTTGTCATTATAAGCGGGGCTTACGGTAATATAATCGATCGGATGTTAAACGGTTATGTCACCGATTTTTTTCATGTGCAATATGCCTACCAATATAATTTTCCGGTGTTTAATGTGGCCGATGTATTGGTTAATATCGGAGTAATACTCATACTGCTTCAATGGAAAAGGTTTAAGCCATTGTTCGATAGTATTGGCACAAAGTAG
- a CDS encoding ChaN family lipoprotein, which produces MKRLTLIVLCSCFVALSQAQDTIVDYLKKVQINYRTQEHIFSDSVLTNYDVVFFGESHGFRDTHEVKTKALQEYAERTDFTWILGECDFLYARMINDYILNEDTLGIKKELDTSRGTFNWTRQNYAFYKSIIELNKHRKNKIKFLGIDIPVNGSDSTASRILSIMQKYGESDAIMDSLLYVFNANDEQANHVQQLLDNAGNKTYDVEDLFEYNYLLKNILYLHEANKDDDSFDQVRDSCMFLNYQMLVKHLSLEDEKMIGFMGSFHVFHEESNNNRNFGSWLCKVADKKIYSYNMFYFKSKCIFPEYFIPPFLKIFRSKKKLYYKMTLFNDNRTLALGYKPGMDCLMKVAPRKSITMYDLTAKDSPYKSKSLLVLNGIDNYHTTDYFQTAIVIKNSKPAEPLGRNRQ; this is translated from the coding sequence ATGAAACGTTTAACCCTTATTGTGTTATGTAGTTGTTTTGTTGCCTTAAGTCAGGCGCAGGATACAATAGTAGATTATTTAAAAAAAGTACAAATCAATTATCGCACGCAGGAGCATATTTTTTCCGATAGTGTACTAACTAATTATGATGTTGTGTTTTTTGGCGAATCGCATGGCTTTAGAGATACGCATGAGGTTAAAACAAAGGCTTTACAGGAATATGCTGAACGAACTGATTTTACCTGGATTTTAGGTGAATGCGATTTCCTTTATGCTCGTATGATAAATGATTACATTTTAAACGAGGATACTTTAGGTATCAAAAAGGAGCTGGATACGAGTAGGGGAACCTTTAACTGGACCCGACAAAACTATGCATTTTATAAAAGCATTATTGAACTAAATAAGCATCGTAAGAATAAAATCAAATTCCTGGGAATTGATATTCCCGTTAATGGGAGTGATAGTACTGCATCGCGTATACTAAGCATTATGCAAAAGTATGGAGAGTCAGATGCTATTATGGATTCGTTGTTGTATGTGTTTAATGCTAACGATGAGCAGGCTAATCATGTTCAGCAATTGCTGGATAATGCTGGTAATAAAACATATGATGTCGAAGATTTATTTGAGTACAATTATCTTCTTAAAAATATTTTGTATTTGCATGAAGCTAACAAGGATGATGATTCATTTGATCAGGTGCGCGATTCGTGTATGTTTTTGAATTATCAAATGCTTGTTAAGCACTTATCATTAGAAGATGAAAAAATGATAGGCTTTATGGGAAGTTTCCATGTTTTTCACGAAGAATCAAACAATAATCGGAATTTTGGAAGCTGGTTGTGTAAAGTGGCGGATAAGAAAATATACTCTTACAACATGTTTTATTTTAAAAGTAAGTGCATTTTTCCTGAATATTTTATTCCCCCATTTTTGAAAATATTCAGATCGAAGAAAAAGCTTTATTATAAAATGACTTTGTTTAACGATAACCGAACCCTGGCATTGGGGTACAAACCGGGTATGGATTGTTTGATGAAGGTTGCACCCCGTAAAAGTATAACCATGTATGATTTGACAGCCAAGGATTCGCCCTATAAATCAAAATCGTTGTTAGTACTTAATGGTATTGATAATTACCATACAACCGATTATTTTCAAACGGCAATCGTAATTAAAAACTCTAAGCCGGCTGAACCATTAGGGCGCAATCGACAGTAA